The DNA segment ttacatcttttttttctacctttgtTTTAGGAACATCAGCTTTCCTGCTACTCAGTGCTGGGAGCTTGCTCTTTCGAAAGCCAAACCAACTAGCTATAGAAGGCCCAGTCTTTTGCTTAGTCTCCACAGTGGGAGATTTGGTTTGTCCCTGACCCTTTTGCACATTTTCTTGGATGCATAACATGACTTTCTCCTCTATTGTAGGTTGCAGAGCCGGTGAACTCAAAACATGGGTAACCTTCTCAGAGGTTTCCGctaattttaaagacatttgcTGTCTACGTGACTTTGTCACTTCGAGTTTATGAGGACATTTTATTCCATCTGAGCTTTGAAATGATGAAATTTGTTTGGAGGATACAGTAGCTGACGCTTCTAACTCCAATTCTGCTGGcagaacactttttttactTACAGCTTCATGTTTAAaactttcagtgcttttctcaCTCTGGACAGATAGACTGCGTGCATCTTTCTGAGAAAATGGTTTGTTACCATCACATCTTGAAGTGTTATGAAACGAGTCTGCTTTTGGAGATGATCTGAAGGGCAATTTGCTCGGGCTTCCATGCTGGCTATTGCAACTGCTCATATTTCCAAGAGAACCTTGTCTAGAATAAGAATTCTCTGTGGTTTTAGGAGTATATGAAAGAGTCTCTGGTGTCACTGCTGACCCAGGAACGGCTTTGATTTGAAGTCCTTCCATGGCTGAGTTCTGCCTTGTTAAAGAATTTCCTCTATCAGAAGTGTTTGTAATAATCTGAGTTCGTACTTTTCCAAGACCTTCTGTCACGGGGGTAGATGCCTTTTCCCCTGTATGAATGCTAAAACTCTGACTACGAGCTTTTGCTCCATTCATGCCCAGAGCTGGTTTCAAGTGAGACTTGTTGCTAGAAGAAACAGATCTCTTAACTAATCTGTTTTCTAATCCATCTACTCTGTCTACCACCAAGCTGCAGTTTTCATGTGAATGAGGTGACGCTGTATCCATACCAAGTCCCACAGTAAGATGATTTTTGATTTCAGTATCAGACTTAGAGTCTTTTAATTCAGCATCCATTGCACTTCGGGAGGTTATGCATATAGATTCATTTTGCCTGTACTTACTTGAACTCACGTTACTTTTGGAAGCTGCATTTATACTGtctttttcctgcttccctGGTACAGTAGAGCTCTTTCGGAGAAGTTGGGGAGATTTGACAAATAATTTCAGGCCTACAGGGAGACGggttttcattcctttctcatTAGAGTTTTGGGTAGCATGTGGAGCATCAGTACCATGAATCAGTGTTGACAATGGGGAATTGTTCACCTGAGATAGTAACGGCTCACTTGTGCTTGTTGTATGACACTGAGGAGTTGTGGGGAGAATGCTTGGCATCTTTTGTGGCTGATCTACCCCACTGTCACTGGAAATATCTTTTTTGCTGGAATATGCATCTTGTGATGAAGTGGTTTCCAATGACGGACAACCCAGAGAAAAGGACCTGGTTGTTTGAAAATCTGTGTTGGAAAATTCATGATTCCTGTGGAGACCCAGCTGATTAGGGCTTTTTGGGCAGACTTGCTTCACAGAAACTTTGGAAAGTCCTTGGCATGCACTATGGGGTTGCTGagatacacatttattttgcataattgcttctgcattttcttgaaGGTAAGATAATTCAATTTTGGCCCCAGAAGATATATTTTTTGCTTGCATTTCATGACTAGATTGATTATGAAAGCCAGAGTTCACAGTTCCTTTTAACGGTGATGATTTCAGtacattttttgcattttcactggGACCAGCTCCTCCTAACTTTACTGCTACAGGTGGTGAATAAGCATAATTAGGCCGAATCAACAGGGATGTTGACCTGCCTGGAGGAATGGGTGGGGATGGTGATCGGGCTTCTACAGTTGCTAAATCACAATGGAAGTCTCTGGTTGGGGGTTCTCCATAGTCACTAGGCTCTATAAGGTGCTGAGGCAACAGTGGTGATGCTGGACTCTGGCTCTTTGGACACTTTGGCCCATCGCCTCTGCCTGGACGTTTCAAGCCAGGCAGAGGGCAGACAGGGGGCTTTGGAACCTGAAAGTCAGCTTTTGAGTCAAAGTTACGAGGTGGACTTTGTGCCTTTTTGAATCTTGAAAGCTTTACAGGTGGCAGAGCAGGTGATTTTTCAAGGGTTGCAGGGCCCACTGATTGAGCTACAGGTGTCTCCTTGCTCTCCGTCACTGCAATTTTTTGTGGAGAAAATTTACCTCTGCTGGGTATTTTAGTCAAGTTTGGCTTTTGATTGATTCCTGCATGTGCAGTGGAGCTTGAATTTGCCTTGTATGACACATCATACACTGGCTTCACTAGTTTTTGTCGTGGAGTATTTTGCAGTGTCACTTTTCCACAGCGTGAAGATTCACTGCAGGTCATGGGgacaactgtatttttcttccctgtattATCTTCAAGAACCTTTTTCTCGGTTTCATCTTCAGGTCTTTCTAAAGCAGTGTAGTTTCTAGCACTGGTTTCCGTCAGCAAGTCAGTTATTCCCTGAGGTATAAGTTCAGTATATTCTGCACTGGATGCAGTTTGTGGCTGGTTGattgaaatttcatttcttgttaCAGTGACAACTCCAGTTTGATGTGAGCTGAATTCAATAGGCTCACCATCCTCAGCATCAAATATTACCGTAATGCACTCTTCAGAAGAGGTCTTTTTTATAACCTTTTGTTGTTTAATGAAATTACATGTCTTTGGCCTAATGTCTGAGTGAGAAGAtgtctggttttcctctttgtCAGTAGATACAAACTGAGAATTCTCCATGACTTTGAGCACGTCAGATGTCTTTGTGTACTTCTCAGTAAAAGGAGTTGCTAATAAATCTGATGGACTTTTCTCATCACTGCTTTCTATATGCAATTCATCCAACACTTCATTGTCATCAGTgtctgaaagctgaaaattaagGTCCTTCCAGCCTATATTAGCATGGCTTTGATTTAACTCTAACTCAGGCAGCTTTGCTCTGGTGCATGATTTTAATTCTGCCTGAAATCCGCTGACAAAACTAGTCAATTTTTCAGGTCTTTCCTTCGAATTAAAATatgaacttctttctggcaagTGTTTCCTATTAGGATCCCAGTCAAAGAGACTGTCAGAAACACTGTGAGTTAATTTGTTACAGCAGGTCCTGCAGTCTTTGCTTGGTGCTTCCTGCAGCAACAGTAAGGATGAAGAGTCATCATCTGCATCATCATGCAAATCTGAATCGTAAGAGAAAGTTTTGCTATGTTCAATGCAAATACTTCCTATTTCCATGGGCTTACAATGAGTCTGTTCATTATGGCTGCCACATTTAACTCCAGGGGAATATATTCCTTCATTAGAGTTCATACAGTCTTTGTAACCCCACTTTGATATTACTGAAGGTGATTCAAGTAAtactttttgcttctgtaatttttttagcCCTTCTAAGATATGGTTTTCCTTTATACGAGTTGGAGGTAGATCATCTGCAGGACTTGAGAGGTTGCTCGGGAGCGAAGAACCAATGCTTACTCTTTTATCCCAGCTCACGGATAactgttaaaacaaaatgaaactcaCACATTACTTACAAGTGCTGTTAATAAAAATGTGTCACCATTTTAGTAAAGAGATACACGAGTTGCATAGGACATTACATTTCATCCACTGCTATTAATAGCAACgttcttttttaataaaggattTCATAGTGGTGTGAAGGCTGCAGTGCATTTGAAACCTGTAGGAAGAACAATATGAATGGAAGGATTAAgataaagaagagaaataatttgGACTGTGAAAGACAGAATAAATGTCAGAATAAATGAGGAAACTGAGCAAATTTGAGTGATAATGGAAttgttaaaaaaagttaaaagggGGGAGAGTGAGAGGGAGGGAGACATAGGGAAGAGAACCCTTACTGAGTTTAGTGACAACTGTTTaaataggaaaaggaaagtgaaaaaaaaatcgGAAATAGGCAGCTTTTCAGTTAATCTTGTTTCGAATTAAGTTAAGctaataaatgaagaaaattcattCGATTTACCCTTTTGCTGCATATCTTTCCATCATTCCAAGTGTATGAGGAACCACTGGAATATTCACTGCAAGCACTTGAGAGGGAGAGTTCACTGCTACTGCAGCTGCTCCGGGGATACAGGCGGATAGGACCTGTCATATTTAATTGACTCTGGCATTTCAAGACGGGTATACTGGATTTCACATTCTGCTGGCATTCCTAAAATatgagaagaaagagaaatatctTATGGGTGGAAAAAGATCATTTAACTTCCCCTTGATTAAGAAGGACAAAGATAAGCAATTAAGCTACTTACACCTTCCTGTTATGCCACTAGCATCTGGGGAATTTAATACAgagaagtaaattaaaaattgctaatattttcatttgttggGGGGCAAATCCACCATCCtccatgttttctttattctcaAACCAGTACTCTGCTCTTCTTTTGCTAAAGATTATTCTGAGTCTATTTGAATTATGCTTTGTACATAAGCAGCGGGCTCCAGtaagatacagaaaacaaagttataAGAATACAAGTACATCTTGACAACTGCATTATAGGCCCACAATGTAACAGATGAGGCTGTACACCCTGGACAAGGTAAATTAATTTAGTATCCCAACCAGAATGTCCACTGAGAATGGAATCTCTCCATTACAGTCTAATTTTGGTTTCCTATCTAGTTCAAAGCTTTGTCTAAGAAACTCTCTGACGTAGGACAATCCATCTTTGTGTCGCTCGCAGACAGCTGAAGCCTCTTGCTTATGCAATTTATTGACACTTTATGGCTGCCTTTAGTACTTGTGTAGTTATCGCCCCTCTCCAAATGCAATTTCAGCTGACTGTGACTAAGTGCCAGCTTTGAGGAAGAGAGTAATGAAGAGCAGATAGCACTTTAGGTAAAATATTAAACCTCTGTAGGAGTATCTAGGATgcctttaatttgttttcaaactaaTACTCTTGTGCCTAACAGTGTTAGAGCTTCTTTAATGTTAAGTGCTTACACCATTCTGTTATGCTATTCTCCAGTTCCCTTACAGAATCAGACATCTTTTTAATTACCAGGAACGGCAGACAGGGTGACATGActacttgaaaggaggttgcagcGAGttgggtgttggtctcttctcccaagtaacaagcgacaggacaagaggaaatggcctcaaattgCACTctgggaggtttagattgggtatcaggaaaaatttcttccctgaaagagttgtcaagcactcgaacaggctgtccagggaagtagttgagtcaccatccctggagatatttaaaatatgtgtagatgtggcacgTAGGGACATGGTTTgttggtggacttggcagttttGGGTTAATGGCCGGACTCGACAATCTTAcggatcttttccaacctaaacgattctatgattccatgactCTCATAAAActttgctttgtatttcattAAGGCAAGCTCAATtaatatttattgatttttgtgCATAGATATACCCCAGATTAATTTTGCTTAGACGAAAATTTTACCTTTATATGGAGAAAGACACAAGAAATCTAAAGTTATTAAATCCACAAAACAATTATCAAAACTGTATATGCAGTAGACACAGCTTCTTCATGCAAATCTCTGGGAAAATGCCCAGTTTGTAGGCACTTCTCATACAGTAACATGTTTGTTGGCCTCCTGctaatttcttccatttctttccccATGTCCTCCCATTTATTACTACTAGGGTTGAAccttttttcagttaaatgggAGAGAGCAGAATTTTTACTGCTGAGGAGTTCATCAGTACAGCTGTTCATTGCTCAACTGACATAATAATGTTCTGTTTTTGACAAACGTAACTACAGGGCAAATCATTATTctctgtcacaggcaaaacctATGAATGGGAAAATCATTTTGAGGTAGCAGGAGCACATTTCACCTCTGGGAGTTATTGGTACATGTTCTCCTAGGAAGTCAAATGGTTGTAGGAGGAAAAGACTTCAAATCCACTGGCTCTGGGAAGAATACATCTTTCAGCATCAGAGGCAGGCTGATGCCTATGTTTTTGGCTCTGAAACAGACTACCTCGCTTTGTTAAGACAAATTACTCTATTTCTGACATCATGGTTCCCATGGGAGACCCTCTCTCATCAGCTTCCTCAGCTATGTCTGCGTCATTCCCTGTAAGTTTGACTGTGCAGAGGCCAATGACAGCATCTGCTTGTTCTGGCTATTTTGTTGCCTTTCAGCTGTAGCATTGGAAAAACACGTCATGTCAAATTTCTGCTCTTTATACTAGGCTGTGTCCCAGTCATCATGGTGTTTAAGGGAAGAGGCCTATAAAATAAGATTCCTACAACAATCTCCTGTAGGAGAAAAGAGGAGATCACAGCAGAGTGACAAGTACTGCCTTCCCTTCCTGTCATCTTCAGCTACTCTGAGAGCCTTTCATCGCCTCACGTTGTTTCCTTTGTACTtaaagagaggagaaaggcattTGGTCCCACAGTTTTAGCAATGGGAGAAATGGAGATAGATAAGGAAAACGAAAGGACAGTAAATTACTGTAGTCATCTTTATCGTTTGAGAGACGAGAAAGTGTGCAAACCCTACCATGTCAGTACAGATTCTGAAGTAGGATATCTACCCAACTTCTAGATTGCATTCAGACCGCTAAAGAGCAAGCAGAATTATCTCCTGCAATTTGCCTTCATTCTCTAAATTATCTGAGAAAGTACTTTGAATCATGTGTTTATAATgcattaattaaatatatttaacttgCATATGGGTCTATTAACTGACAtgctgaaattttcattttttgtaatCATGACTCTTAAGTCATTACCATTAAAGAAATCAGAGTAAAAAGGCCTGAATGcagtattaaaatttaaatacataatttttgctagaaatcacagaaaattaaaagaatcaGACTATTAAAGACACAAAACTCTGCACTAGAAAAACCTAACCTGAAGGCTTAATTACATATAATGCAAGGGGTCGTTAGACTTTCTGTGAAGCTCTGAAACAATGCCTTTTCATGAAAGTATGTATTCTAAAGAAGATTACATTTTTGTTGACACTACTATACTTCAAGATCAAAGACACACACAGGTTCAATGTTCTGTTCTTGTCCTCTTTGTTTCCCTCTATCTTTAcgtggcttttgttttttaagctaCTTTGCTCTTTGACAATGAAACTTGAAAGCCACACTGGCTAATGTTTTGCCAAATAAGCACAAAGCTAAccccatctgaaaaaaaaaataaaaatgcagagcccatgaatttttaaaagttcataCATAATATATCATAAAAGTAGGATGAATAATACGGTGTATGGGCTTTAATAAAAAGCTCCTTGACCATTTCTCAGAGATTCTGAGATGTAATCAATACCCAAAAAGGTATACTGGGGACATTGCTAAGATTTACGCTTTTTTGCACAGAGTGACACTATCTGCTTACTATATCCACTGAGGACACAATATTGAATTTCAgagaacagaaggaagaagaagtATTGTTATCTGCCTCAACAGTGTTTCAATTCAGGGATCAGCTTTATGGCTCATCCCTGACATCAGACTTCAGAAGTAAAAAGGAGGGTTCCAAATGAGGGGTACAAGGACAGCACAAAAACTCACGTGAATCTGAGCATCAGCAGTTCGAGATTGCATCaggcttctgtttctttctactTCTGAAAGCAAATCCCCAGATGAGAGGTCTAAGATGCGTGAATGGAGtttctgggggaggggggcagaagGGAATGAGCAAAGCATAAGCATTTGTCAAATATGCAGTAgatcagcatttttaaaattcctaaCTCTGCTGTTAAATTTCAAGGGAAATGAAGGCCCCGAGGTAAAAGAGGATTTGTTCTAATTTGAAGTGTTGCTTTTTGTGCTTACTTTGCCCAGGATTTCCTGTCTGCAGAACAGATCATTCTTCATCCAAAACAAACTCTACTTTTTCTCCTAGTCTCTGTTTTGCAACTTATCATTACTTCACACGCAACAATGACAAATGAACACGAGTCTCAGCATTATCCATAGAGTTTGACaggtttcaggaaaaaagcataaaaatgaactacaaaattaacatttataaaTCAATCAACATGTAAATGTTGTTTTATTTACGAGCTGTTACACCTTGAGTGAATGATTGCAAAAGTGACcctatttttaaacagcattgATCTGCTGAAGGCCTCCTTTGCACACATTTTAACTCAAAGTCATTAATGTCATCTGTTAGGAACAATTAATGTGAATAGAAAATAATTGCATCAGGGAACTAGGGACTCAGAGGATTTTGTGCATTAATATTCACATGCTGTTCGATTATATACAcagttcttttttcagttttgcctgGAAGGATGGCTAAGCTTGTGCCTTTTCCTCCATGTTCACCTGTATACTAATTACTAAGGCTTTCAGTGTGCATTAAGcctgatttgttttaattgcagTTTCAATAAAATCCCTGATTTATGTGCATGCCTTGGCCGAAGacttcaaaagaagaaatatctgCAGTCTCCTCAGTCACTGGACCAACATATCATGTAACAGGCAGTATGGATCTGACTCACAGTCCATTGAAATTAATGAGAAAGGACTTAAACTACCACCAGCCTCCCTCAACCAGAAGGACTTTGGATCAggctctttttcattttcccatcaATCCTCCAGACTCACAACCTGTGAGACCACATCTACCCCTTCCTCAGCACTGGGGCACTCAGCTTGGAGGAACAAATGGTGCAGACCCTGCCAAGGTGCTTTGCCAGGGAGACCCTGTGAAGGACGCAAACCATGCAGACTTGTTGAGGTTGTGTGAGTGGCCCATCGCCCTGTCCATTCAAAAACTCTGGtcaaagagggaaaaagaatCTGCAGTCACAAAAGCCCTTCCACCCTGTGCAGCAGTAGTAATGGCAAGACAGTTCTCTGCAGGGACCTGAAACATCAATCACACAGTATCTTATGTCCAGCTACTCCCCAGCCCACTTTCTTGGTACCCACTGCAGAAATTCATCTCCTAGAGAACAAAGCAGGCGGCCATTCCTACAGCCTCTGTTATCTGCGTGCTGTGCTTCAGGCATCTATCTCAGACAATctagcaatttttaaaaaaaaactactAATTAGAAATTTGGGACGAATTCCTCAAGAGTTACATATTCATCCAGGTTTCTTCAGGAGGTATTCTGTTGCAGACAgattatggaaaatattttcaacgATCAATAGCCTGTATAAACATATTTTGTCCAATATATTGTTGAACAGATTAAAATGCTACAAGCACTCAGTATCCAAGACacttttcattataaatattaattacatcCAGGctatgtgttttttaacatCAGTAATGCCTATCGCCTAGTTACTCAGCACACACTTTTTGAAGTGTTATTACTAGAGCTACTGTCAGGTGCTTGTTCAAGATTTAAGCTCCAGGTAAAATGCCTTCCCAAACTCACAGATTTACTGACTTAGTACACGTTATTCTTGACAATAATTCCAACTGCAATGCTGAACCACCAGGAGGATTCCACTGTTTTCAGAACCAGGAGTTATAAACACGTGGTGTACTTGGTCTTTGCAGAGGAATTAATTACTTTCTCCAGTGAAACCAGTCACCTGATTAtcttccagaaatattttagcagAAGTTACTATAGCCAGATCTTTGGATTAGAGATGATGACTGGGGACACCTGAGATGGATGAACATTATACCAGAAATAAATATCCTATAAATAGTATGATAGGAGTTTTAAAGTTGTAAAATTATCTTCCCATTTTTCCAGCAAggcattttaaatacttcattacTTAAATGGGAATATATACACATCTCAATAAAGGAAACTAAATATACCCCTATAATGTCATCTGATGGAATTTAGCATGCTGCTGTTATTGTTCACATCAGACATTAAAAGCAGAGTTCAGCCCAACTGGAGCAGGCAGAAACCAGAAATAATTCTTGGTGAGTGGTAAGACGTAGCCCAGCAGAGCATGATGTAAACAGCTCGGAGTTACAGGGGTCCCTCCACACTGGCTCGAGGACCAGAAGGGCTGAGCTGCACATGGGTCATGCTGTGTTTGAATCATCTGTCCCAGTGTTAGACTCTATGACTCTATAAAACTGTAACAACAAAGGTGAATCAGCACTAAAATGATTAACAAAGAAGGAAAGTGTGTTCTCAAGATGTATAATGTGATTACATTTCTGTATCAAACAAGAGATCATCACATTCAGAATATTTCCTACCCCCCCATATGCAAATTAACAGACACATGGCCAGCACAATGAGTAGCATTAATAAACAGCATAACAAAGTTTGAGATCATTAATTAAATATAGTCACACAGCACTGAAGCAAGTAATccaattacaaaagaaaaatgataagaaaattgcttttctttcatttatttttttttctttttccgtCTCCATTTTCCAACTCAATAATGGGAAAAACTCTACTATTTGTTAAAGAACCTCACTAATGGTCCATTTAAAACCAAGTAACAGATTGTGCTAATTATGTATCTTGACTCTGATTTCTTCTCAGATATGCAAAACGTACTGCATCCTTCATGGTTACTTTCATATGACAGTCACATAACTACCTCAAGGAGTTACTGCCGCCTTGAATATTGTACAATATTAAAACCACTGTTGATGCTATCGTGATGCAATGCAACAACAGGTAGACCACAGCACAGAATGACTTCCACAGAAAGGATCACatcaatttaaataaatacttaaatatgAAACTAAGGAGTTACAACTATAAATCCAAGTCATCTGCCCCACTTGCTGGTGCCCTATATAATAAGGGGAAACTGAGCAATATTTGCACATGGTGGGGAATGCCTGGGACCCTCTGAACACAGGAAACCATCAGAGGCACTGGactgctgaaaagaaaacccttATGGAAGTGAATACAGCATGGGCTGGGCCAACTTGCTTAGAGATTATCCTGTACTAAGTACTGCCGGGGCAGGGGTGCACTAAAAAGTTCATAGCATCTTAGCTAGCCTGGATCTGTGCCTCTACAGTAAGTGGGTTCTGAGAGGCAGGgaggccagggcagagcagaaggggCCTCTCTGTGGCTGCCTCTGACTCCTCCTTCACCTGTGAGATCGATACAGAAAAGGCCATGCCCTTTGTGGCTCAATGTCAAGATTAACTCCCGtaattcccattaaaaaaaacccaaaccccaaaacccccgAAAGTAATTGATAATTTAGGTGGAAACCTATTACATCAAGTGCAATAGGAAATACAATTATCTGGCAGGCGGATAACCAATCCATCAAATAGGAGGTccattccccctccccccagcagcatccttaTTAAGGCTTTCTAGGAAGATAAAAGAAGGCTACTACCTGCTGGCGTGAGGCAATATTACAGGGAGACTCCCCTAACGATTATGCCTCTTGACTGTATCTGTGCAGAATATCTATCAGTTCCCATCTCCTTTTTGAAACGTCTAATGGCCTGCAGCATCGCCAGAACAATTGTCAATGAATTATGCCAAACTGTACGCGGCTTTCCAATATTGGATGAGTTAATTGCTATTAAATCAATTGGCTTTCCTTTTCTCACATGAGCCGAAGTCCATCACTCACAAGAAAGAAATTCTCTCTCTAGGTTCTAAGACAACATTTTCATCCTGGTGCTCTGTGCCAGAGCTGTAATGTTCGTTTGGTGCGTGTGGCCTCCTCCCATCGTTGCTGTTACCTGCAGCATGACAAACCTGAGCAGGTATACTCTGGACAGCTCCCTCTATAACCCCACAACTGTAACTGGACTGGCAGGGAATACCTTTTCTGCAGCCTTCACGCCActcatttttaataattctCTGCGTAAAGATTTCCCTCAAGTCCACAGTCAGGAACATCACAACATCACTACTAATTCTACCCTTGTTGTACTAAATGAGTTAAGCCTTAGTAACTCCAccaaa comes from the Falco peregrinus isolate bFalPer1 chromosome 8, bFalPer1.pri, whole genome shotgun sequence genome and includes:
- the NCKAP5 gene encoding nck-associated protein 5 isoform X8 — encoded protein: MAAPAPPRRGEPLLPAQLCRSHSLATDCDRGRWAGSDSPAPPRGRGRRGPAAALPAPPKVPPRAPARPPQAHVPRPAAAAGAGGEAAAAEQSGRGERRRRGGRPGGRRPLCPGGGRRRRGAPRPAGTRCRRPPQHAPPPSREKLSVARLQREVAQSKSEGAMREKLIHELEEERHLRLESEKRLREVTLESERSRAQMRGLQEQFSRMEETVRNLLESQGSPGQHGEGTVNIMKVYQEKLSEDSRKCKEGMEKNHTPADEDSRSESSSTEEEKERTKLLLERLKALEAENSALALENENQREQYERCLDEVANQVVQALLTQKDLREECIKLKMRVFDLEQQNRTLSVLFQQKVKPASDLLLQKLHSRILDLSSGDLLSEVERNRSLMQSRTADAQIHECQQNVKSSIPVLKCQSQLNMTGPIRLYPRSSCSSSELSLSSACSEYSSGSSYTWNDGKICSKRLSVSWDKRVSIGSSLPSNLSSPADDLPPTRIKENHILEGLKKLQKQKVLLESPSVISKWGYKDCMNSNEGIYSPGVKCGSHNEQTHCKPMEIGSICIEHSKTFSYDSDLHDDADDDSSSLLLLQEAPSKDCRTCCNKLTHSVSDSLFDWDPNRKHLPERSSYFNSKERPEKLTSFVSGFQAELKSCTRAKLPELELNQSHANIGWKDLNFQLSDTDDNEVLDELHIESSDEKSPSDLLATPFTEKYTKTSDVLKVMENSQFVSTDKEENQTSSHSDIRPKTCNFIKQQKVIKKTSSEECITVIFDAEDGEPIEFSSHQTGVVTVTRNEISINQPQTASSAEYTELIPQGITDLLTETSARNYTALERPEDETEKKVLEDNTGKKNTVVPMTCSESSRCGKVTLQNTPRQKLVKPVYDVSYKANSSSTAHAGINQKPNLTKIPSRGKFSPQKIAVTESKETPVAQSVGPATLEKSPALPPVKLSRFKKAQSPPRNFDSKADFQVPKPPVCPLPGLKRPGRGDGPKCPKSQSPASPLLPQHLIEPSDYGEPPTRDFHCDLATVEARSPSPPIPPGRSTSLLIRPNYAYSPPVAVKLGGAGPSENAKNVLKSSPLKGTVNSGFHNQSSHEMQAKNISSGAKIELSYLQENAEAIMQNKCVSQQPHSACQGLSKVSVKQVCPKSPNQLGLHRNHEFSNTDFQTTRSFSLGCPSLETTSSQDAYSSKKDISSDSGVDQPQKMPSILPTTPQCHTTSTSEPLLSQVNNSPLSTLIHGTDAPHATQNSNEKGMKTRLPVGLKLFVKSPQLLRKSSTVPGKQEKDSINAASKSNVSSSKYRQNESICITSRSAMDAELKDSKSDTEIKNHLTVGLGMDTASPHSHENCSLVVDRVDGLENRLVKRSVSSSNKSHLKPALGMNGAKARSQSFSIHTGEKASTPVTEGLGKVRTQIITNTSDRGNSLTRQNSAMEGLQIKAVPGSAVTPETLSYTPKTTENSYSRQGSLGNMSSCNSQHGSPSKLPFRSSPKADSFHNTSRCDGNKPFSQKDARSLSVQSEKSTESFKHEAVSKKSVLPAELELEASATVSSKQISSFQSSDGIKCPHKLEVTKSRRQQMSLKLAETSEKVTHVLSSPALQPTIEEKVMLCIQENVQKGQGQTKSPTVETKQKTGPSIASWFGFRKSKLPALSSRKADVPKTKVEKKDVKVSGFGIKQAKLERRKEKKKTEQHCEIENEINRKTDNSDILADVMESKITKPSQDMPGEIECEQVKGSATATYSPKDSFMKELLNRVDKKAAQQTESGSNNVSYRSVSKGSSQGSSLHSNSISAQGNHKKNSNTKADMEMQNQTLSLAAR
- the NCKAP5 gene encoding nck-associated protein 5 isoform X7; this encodes MAAPAPPRRGEPLLPAQLCRSHSLATDCDRGRWAGSDSPAPPRGRGRRGPAAALPAPPKVPPRAPARPPQAHVPRPAAAAGAGGEAAAAEQSGRGERRRRGGRPGGRRPLCPGGGRRRRGAPRPAGTRCRRPPQHAPPPSREKLSVARLQREVAQSKSEGAMREKLIHELEEERHLRLESEKRLREVTLESERSRAQMRGLQEQFSRMEETVRNLLESQGSPGQHGEGTVNIMKVYQEKLSEDSRKCKEGMEKNHTPADEDSRSESSSTEEEKERTKLLLERLKALEAENSALALENENQREQYERCLDEVANQVVQALLTQKDLREECIKLKMRVFDLEQQNRTLSVLFQQKVKPASDLLLQKLHSRILDLSSGDLLSEVERNRSLMQSRTADAQIHECQQNVKSSIPVLKCQSQLNMTGPIRLYPRSSCSSSELSLSSACSEYSSGSSYTWNDGKICSKRLSVSWDKRVSIGSSLPSNLSSPADDLPPTRIKENHILEGLKKLQKQKVLLESPSVISKWGYKDCMNSNEGIYSPGVKCGSHNEQTHCKPMEIGSICIEHSKTFSYDSDLHDDADDDSSSLLLLQEAPSKDCRTCCNKLTHSVSDSLFDWDPNRKHLPERSSYFNSKERPEKLTSFVSGFQAELKSCTRAKLPELELNQSHANIGWKDLNFQLSDTDDNEVLDELHIESSDEKSPSDLLATPFTEKYTKTSDVLKVMENSQFVSTDKEENQTSSHSDIRPKTCNFIKQQKVIKKTSSEECITVIFDAEDGEPIEFSSHQTGVVTVTRNEISINQPQTASSAEYTELIPQGITDLLTETSARNYTALERPEDETEKKVLEDNTGKKNTVVPMTCSESSRCGKVTLQNTPRQKLVKPVYDVSYKANSSSTAHAGINQKPNLTKIPSRGKFSPQKIAVTESKETPVAQSVGPATLEKSPALPPVKLSRFKKAQSPPRNFDSKADFQVPKPPVCPLPGLKRPGRGDGPKCPKSQSPASPLLPQHLIEPSDYGEPPTRDFHCDLATVEARSPSPPIPPGRSTSLLIRPNYAYSPPVAVKLGGAGPSENAKNVLKSSPLKGTVNSGFHNQSSHEMQAKNISSGAKIELSYLQENAEAIMQNKCVSQQPHSACQGLSKVSVKQVCPKSPNQLGLHRNHEFSNTDFQTTRSFSLGCPSLETTSSQDAYSSKKDISSDSGVDQPQKMPSILPTTPQCHTTSTSEPLLSQVNNSPLSTLIHGTDAPHATQNSNEKGMKTRLPVGLKLFVKSPQLLRKSSTVPGKQEKDSINAASKSNVSSSKYRQNESICITSRSAMDAELKDSKSDTEIKNHLTVGLGMDTASPHSHENCSLVVDRVDGLENRLVKRSVSSSNKSHLKPALGMNGAKARSQSFSIHTGEKASTPVTEGLGKVRTQIITNTSDRGNSLTRQNSAMEGLQIKAVPGSAVTPETLSYTPKTTENSYSRQGSLGNMSSCNSQHGSPSKLPFRSSPKADSFHNTSRCDGNKPFSQKDARSLSVQSEKSTESFKHEAVSKKSVLPAELELEASATVSSKQISSFQSSDGIKCPHKLEVTKSRRQQMSLKLAETSEKVTHVLSSPALQPTIEEKVMLCIQENVQKGQGQTKSPTVETKQKTGPSIASWFGFRKSKLPALSSRKADVPKTKVEKKDVKVSGFGIKQAKLERRKEKKKTEQHCEIENEINRKTDNSDILADVMESKITKPSQDMPGEIECEQVKGSATATYSPKDSFMKELLNRVDKKAAQQTESGSNNVSYRSVSKGSSQGSSLHSNSISAQGNHKKNSNTKADMEMQNQTLAKVVTENLQEEEEDTMTRTTCQSHVIAINAEVASLVFIPLRRTLPS